One Thermodesulfobacteriota bacterium genomic window, TTTATAAGGCAGGGAGAGGTAAGAGTCATAACGGCAAGAGATATGAACACGTGGGAAAAGAACTATTTTAAAAAGCGAGGTAAATGAGATGAAGAAGATACCGAAATTTAAAACTGATGAGGAAGCTGCAAGGTTCTGGGAAACCCACAGCTTTGAAGACTATAATAGAGATACAAAAGAGGCTGAGATAGGGTTCGTTAAAAGACCAAAGAAGACGATTGCAATAAGACTTGATCCGGATGATATTAAAAAAGTTGAAGCAATTGCTGAGCGTAAGGGACTGAGCTACACAGCGCTTCTCAGGATGTGGATTAAAGAGCATCTCGCCAAGGAATCAAGGCATATCGCTTAAAATGGACAGTGATACAAAGGGGACCCCTTTGATTAATATTCAATTATGAGTATAAAGCACGATCCAATTGAAAATCTCTGGTTTCAGGCATGAGTAAATGAGTTATTTTTCTTTTTGTTGTTCCTCGCCTATTTTTTCAATCGCCTTTGGTCCTTTTCTCATCAAGGAGTTCCGCTTTCTTTTCATTATCAATTAGAAGATAAATGGAGGACTAAAGTCCTCCCCTGCGTGTCCATTCGCGGCCGGCTCTTCGATTGATTTAGTAAAGAATTCAGAACGACGAGTTAAGTAGAAGAGCCACCTCCTTTGACATAGCGATTAGACAGCCTCATCTAGCCGCTTGTGGAGCAGATTGTTCTTTTGACAATTATTTATTTTTCTTTTCTTTGTCCTGATACAAAGAAACAATCCTTCGATCCTTCGACCCTTCGACAAGCTCAGGACTCAGGACAGGCCCTTCGATCCTTCGATGAACTCAGGACTAGGGGGTCAGGACTTGGCTGCACCCTTGTTGTCATTCCCTAATTCATTAATAGGGAATCCATGTTTTTGCCTTTGGATCCCCGACTACTGATTTCGGGGATGACAAGCTGGGCGTCATTCCCGCGGATTGTTAGCGGGAATCCATGCTTTTACCTCTGGATCCCCGACTACTGATTTCGGGGATGACAGACCGACTAAAAAATTTAAGTCCAACCCCAACCCTCAAATTTTTCTTAACGTCTCCGTTTCTGATTTTCTTCACGCAATTTTTGGAAGGCCAATTAAATCCCTTTTGTAATGACAGTGACAAACAATGGAGGATTGAAGTCCTCCTCTACAATTTGCTGATTGTAAACGAAAGTATTAGGGAACGCATATATGCGTTCCCTACCGAGAAAAGCAAGGACCTACCGAAGGTAGAAATCTCCTTAAACTAGTAAAGGTCAGGCTTGACAATTTGTTAATTGTAATTATCTTAATGTTAAACTATTTAATATTAAGCTAATTATGGGCACAAAATATAAGGGGACTCAAAAAGAAATGAGGGCTTTGAACGCCTTTATAAATTTCATGCGCGCTGCAGATAGTGTGAGTTCAAGACTATCTCGTTTACTAGCGAAATATGAACTGACGATGAGTCAGTTCGGGGCGTTAGAGGCTCTATATCATCTTGGTCCTCTTAACCAAAACGCGCTTGGCAAAAAACTTCTTAAAACAAGCGGCAATATAACAATGGTAGTAGATAACCTTGAAAAAAGGGGGTTAGTCGAAAGGGAACGCAGCTCGGAGGACCGTAGAGCAGTAAATGTAATGCTTACAGAAACAGGGAAGAAATTTATAAAAGAAATCTTTCCAGAGCATGTGCAATCAATTGTGGCTGAGTTTGAAGTCTTAAATCCAGGGGAGCAGGAATTCCTTCGCCATTTAAGTAGAAGGCTTGGGAAGCAGGAAAAGGATTGAATTGCCATAAACAAAACTGGAGGTAGAAAAAATGGTAAAGATAAGAAAAAGCAATGAAAGGGGACACACAAATTTAGGATGGCTGGACAGTTATCACACATTCTCATTTGGAGATTACTACGACGCGGATTATATCGGATTTCACAAACTCCGTGTTATAAACGAAGATAGAATTAAAGGGGGTACCGGATTTGGATCTCATCCGCACAGGGACATGGAAATTATTACTTATATACAAGAAGGTTCCCTAGAACATAAAGATAGCATTGCGAATGGTTCCGTCATAAAAAAGGGTGACATGCAGAGAATGAGTGCAGGAACTGGAGTAGTTCACAGCGAGTACAATCATTCTGAATCTGAACCTGTTCATTTATTACAAATATGGATACTGCCGAAGGAAAAGGGTATTAAGCCGAGCTACGAAGAACGATCTATTGACCCAAATGGTATAAAGGGTAATCTAAGCCTTGTTGCAACAGGGACAAGAAGCAAGAAAAATGAAGCGTTATACCTAAATCAGGACGTCGATATTTATTTATCCTCCCTTGAAATGGGGCAAGAGGTTAAGCATATAGCTGAGGCGGATCATCACCTATGGGTTCAGGCCATTAGGGGGTCTCTAATTTTAAACGGAAAGAATTTAGAACAAGGAGATGGTGCATCTATTCAGAATGAAGGGGAAATA contains:
- a CDS encoding CopG family antitoxin, whose protein sequence is MKKIPKFKTDEEAARFWETHSFEDYNRDTKEAEIGFVKRPKKTIAIRLDPDDIKKVEAIAERKGLSYTALLRMWIKEHLAKESRHIA
- a CDS encoding MarR family transcriptional regulator, with translation MGTKYKGTQKEMRALNAFINFMRAADSVSSRLSRLLAKYELTMSQFGALEALYHLGPLNQNALGKKLLKTSGNITMVVDNLEKRGLVERERSSEDRRAVNVMLTETGKKFIKEIFPEHVQSIVAEFEVLNPGEQEFLRHLSRRLGKQEKD
- a CDS encoding pirin family protein; translated protein: MVKIRKSNERGHTNLGWLDSYHTFSFGDYYDADYIGFHKLRVINEDRIKGGTGFGSHPHRDMEIITYIQEGSLEHKDSIANGSVIKKGDMQRMSAGTGVVHSEYNHSESEPVHLLQIWILPKEKGIKPSYEERSIDPNGIKGNLSLVATGTRSKKNEALYLNQDVDIYLSSLEMGQEVKHIAEADHHLWVQAIRGSLILNGKNLEQGDGASIQNEGEIIISTNDSAEFLLFDME